The Cryptomeria japonica chromosome 6, Sugi_1.0, whole genome shotgun sequence genomic interval AATTTGACGGCCACCCCTATTTGTCGTATCAATTTTTTATGACAGTTTAGTCATTTCAATGtctttcatttgacattttaagaaaaatattaactgtaaaaaaatataaatgcaaAGATTGAaatacaaatttttaaaaagaaatgaaaatcattgtCCTCTCTTTATTCATTTCAcatatcgatatatatatatatatatatatatatatatatatatatataaagaacatAAACAATTTAGAAACAataataaattagtaatatatgcaaaaatcttaaatttactaagtttctaaatttatgaaaatagaatatattctaaaaattatattctattttaacaattataatatattatttcaattataacaagtttttaagttcatttgaaaaaatagaaatatcctaaaaatttatattaaaatattataaaattagaaacaactatatctttccatttcaaaatattctaaataaatttatatttttataataaatgttTTAAACtaatatatatgaatttttaaaattataatattatatgatatataCTACTTACTATATTTTTTTACGATTTATTGTCATATATagggttttagaaaaaaataacacGTCTATGCATCCGGTCGGATAATTTTTTATGCTATCAAATACGGTTCAAAAATGAAAAAACGGCCATCTAGCCTATCAAATTCAAGGCATGAGTCCAATGCTTCACTTTCACTTTGTGAACATCACCCAGATGCAAGAGTGTCAAGTGtcccattcattctcatgagagatgagtTGTAATGAAACATGAGTCAATTAATTTGACTTGAGAACTACACAATTGAAATCGATTAACAATATCACAATAACTAAGAATTCTTTCAGAATAATATAATGATATAAAATACTTGACACGATGATCAAGTCCCATTTATTACAGTATTTCAACCTGAACAAGACCAGGAAGGAGGAGTCCAGAGGGACGGCGTGCCGGCGAGCAGATAGACTTCGTATGTACAGGTGCGAATGGCATGCTCATCACCACACGCCTCTTTGAACGCCCCCAAAACATCATCACTCAGAAGCTCCACGCCCTTCTCCCTCGCAGTCACAACGGCCGACCACGATTTGAGCAACCCTAGGTAGCCCTCCAACGACACATGGCGGTCCATCTGCCTAACCACCGGCCGTCCCTCACAACCTGATCCGCCGGGCAGCACGGACAAGAAGGGGAAAGGCAGGGTTCTGTACCCTTCAAACAGATACCCTGTTTTAGGGTTCCAGTACCCCATTGTGGActccatgaatttcctgtaaaCCTCGTCCACGGCCGGACTGACGCTCGGATTACGGTACCCCCACACGGCGAGCACTCCCCAGGGCTTTCGCAGCAGGTGCTTCACTTGCGAATAGAAAACCCTAAGGTCGAAACAGTGCACCGCCATGGCTACCGTCACCAGATCCACAGATCCTTCCGCGCCTACAAGTGAAACCAGGGCCTCATCCGTTAGGACGGGCGGCGTAACGGCGTATGTCACTCGTGGATGCTTTTGCGCCAGCTCCAGCTGCTGCTTGCTTACGTCTGTGGCGATCACTCGCTCGTAGTGCTCTGCAATCTGCCCTTGCGACGCTTCATca includes:
- the LOC131068666 gene encoding uncharacterized protein LOC131068666, producing MAGLFDKQAKAYSDARPSYPASWFSELASLTPNHCLAWDVGAGNGQASVAIAEHYERVIATDVSKQQLELAQKHPRVTYAVTPPVLTDEALVSLVGAEGSVDLVTVAMAVHCFDLRVFYSQVKHLLRKPWGVLAVWGYRNPSVSPAVDEVYRKFMESTMGYWNPKTGYLFEGYRTLPFPFLSVLPGGSGCEGRPVVRQMDRHVSLEGYLGLLKSWSAVVTAREKGVELLSDDVLGAFKEACGDEHAIRTCTYEVYLLAGTPSLWTPPSWSCSG